A stretch of Candidatus Nitrosotenuis cloacae DNA encodes these proteins:
- a CDS encoding nascent polypeptide-associated complex protein, which translates to MMRGGNREMRRMLDRMGLDMKELPNVQEVIIKTDKKEIIISKPAVTEMKSKDNSIFQVIANSYEEKELETPVFSEEDILLVSQQANVSAEVAANALKETKGDLARAILLLSTK; encoded by the coding sequence ATGATGCGCGGCGGTAATCGCGAAATGCGAAGAATGCTGGACAGGATGGGGCTTGACATGAAGGAGCTTCCGAATGTCCAGGAGGTCATAATCAAGACCGACAAAAAAGAGATCATAATATCAAAGCCTGCCGTCACAGAGATGAAGTCCAAGGACAACTCGATCTTTCAGGTAATTGCAAACAGCTATGAGGAAAAGGAACTGGAAACGCCCGTATTCTCGGAGGAAGACATCCTGCTGGTGTCCCAGCAGGCAAACGTGTCTGCCGAGGTTGCGGCAAACGCCCTAAAGGAGACAAAGGGCGATCTGGCGCGGGCCATCCTGCTTTTGAGCACCAAATGA
- a CDS encoding PUA domain-containing protein, with amino-acid sequence MDPITKLKCTVDALFGNGVSKNLPKNLDITFSRKNGRIREVYHDGQLLCTLRIDGGLAISPYFAQILLKNKKFKQNCVEIDDDSRPFVADGKSVFCKHVVWAGKNILIGADVPVLHQNKVIAVGRAIVNPKMMMELKRGVAVKVRDSLKSSLEE; translated from the coding sequence GTGGATCCAATTACAAAGCTAAAGTGCACAGTTGATGCGCTCTTTGGAAACGGAGTGTCAAAAAATCTGCCAAAGAATCTCGATATCACATTTTCAAGAAAAAACGGGAGGATACGTGAGGTGTATCACGACGGGCAACTGCTATGCACTCTGCGAATCGACGGCGGCCTTGCAATCAGTCCATACTTTGCTCAGATCCTACTGAAAAACAAAAAATTCAAGCAAAACTGCGTCGAGATAGACGACGACTCTAGGCCGTTTGTGGCAGACGGAAAATCCGTCTTTTGCAAGCACGTGGTGTGGGCGGGGAAAAACATACTGATTGGCGCAGACGTTCCGGTGCTGCACCAGAACAAAGTGATTGCAGTCGGCAGGGCCATCGTAAACCCGAAAATGATGATGGAGCTAAAACGCGGAGTCGCAGTAAAAGTCAGGGATAGTTTAAAATCTAGTTTGGAGGAATAG